One window from the genome of Cyclobacterium amurskyense encodes:
- a CDS encoding outer membrane beta-barrel protein: protein MSIKSPIIVLFLFMISTSGVFAQQQFTGTIIDSQTKEPLFGAYVFLKNMDGETLKSSYTDFDGKFKIDRPIVKDFLIELSFIGYQVFQKEIKSPESSDLGVFEIVSDGQELEAFELSADALTGEVRGDTVAFNANAFKTRPQADADELVRKMPGVVIQNGVIEVQGEEVKEVLVDGRPFFGDNPAAALKNLPAQVVLKIEFLDQGSEESKLTGFDDGETIKTINIITKPDMRAGRFGKFYGGYGTDNNYIGGGNMNFFNGARRLSVLGLSNNINQQNFGGDELGSLESSSGGSSDGLTVGELPGITNTNALGANFSDEYLDEKLKVSGNYLFNDRDNVLNRTSSREYILPDDSLQLYNEDRNYHTKTQSHRFSARIDYEINEKHALVLRPRIGLDFRNSVNLRDSYNLYDENTFINRNQNETTSSRESMSFSNSLNYRYKFDKKGRAFSTYIYTSKYNSDSNSDLVAVTTNFQDSNVDSLIQFKQNKYNSFYYNAGLNFYEPLSEKSRLRFGYRVSNNNSDTNQDVEIKEAETGLIEIDSTLTNRFKNSYITHRGGAGYSFKTEKLSFFTNLNYEAAYIDSDRLFPGFENTQRTFSNFLPRAVINYQTGEFSNIRIDYNTDTDAPSIGQLQDVISNANPLQLSTGNPELNQEYSHRLFTRYRIINPETNRSWMFFLYGNIRNDYIGNETFIATQDTLIQNDVTLAQGGQFTKPVNLDNYYVFRIYGSYGFPLKFMKSNLSINSSFSTRNRPGIINGQLNNNKNTSYRQGINLSSNISESIDFNLSSRGTFNWVRSSLQESLENNYYTQSTKADLFWNFVGGVFVGTSVNHQLYTGLGDEFDRSILLTNMDIGYRIPPSNKTELKLTVFDLFNQNASISRNVTDVYIEDVRTQVLRQFFMLTVTYNLRRFGGYDMAL from the coding sequence TTCTGATAGAACTTTCTTTTATCGGTTATCAAGTATTTCAAAAAGAAATCAAATCTCCTGAAAGCAGTGATTTGGGAGTTTTTGAGATTGTTAGTGATGGCCAAGAGCTAGAAGCGTTCGAATTGTCCGCTGATGCACTTACTGGAGAGGTCAGGGGAGATACGGTAGCATTCAATGCCAATGCTTTTAAAACCAGACCACAAGCTGATGCAGATGAGTTGGTTCGAAAGATGCCCGGTGTGGTGATCCAAAACGGAGTCATTGAGGTTCAAGGGGAGGAAGTAAAGGAAGTCTTGGTCGATGGAAGGCCTTTCTTTGGTGATAACCCTGCTGCAGCTTTGAAAAATCTTCCAGCTCAAGTTGTATTAAAGATTGAGTTTTTGGACCAAGGGAGTGAAGAGTCTAAGTTAACAGGCTTCGATGATGGGGAGACCATTAAAACAATAAATATCATTACGAAACCGGATATGCGTGCGGGTAGGTTTGGTAAGTTTTACGGAGGCTACGGTACAGACAATAATTATATTGGTGGAGGAAATATGAATTTCTTCAATGGAGCCAGAAGACTTTCCGTTTTAGGATTGAGTAATAATATCAACCAGCAGAATTTTGGAGGAGATGAGTTGGGTAGTCTTGAAAGCAGTAGTGGAGGATCAAGTGATGGTCTAACTGTAGGAGAATTACCAGGGATAACAAATACCAATGCTCTTGGAGCCAACTTTTCTGATGAGTACCTAGATGAGAAACTTAAAGTTTCCGGGAACTATCTTTTCAATGACAGAGACAATGTATTGAATAGAACTTCATCCAGAGAATATATTTTGCCGGATGATAGCCTTCAATTGTACAATGAGGACAGAAATTACCATACAAAAACGCAAAGTCATAGGTTTAGTGCAAGGATAGATTATGAAATCAACGAAAAGCATGCTTTGGTTTTGAGACCCAGAATAGGTTTGGATTTTAGAAATTCTGTAAATCTTAGGGATTCATACAATCTCTATGATGAGAATACCTTCATTAATCGGAATCAAAATGAAACCACTTCTTCTCGCGAATCCATGAGTTTTTCGAATTCTTTGAATTACAGGTATAAATTTGATAAAAAAGGTAGAGCATTCTCCACCTATATTTATACAAGTAAATACAACAGTGATAGTAATTCAGACTTAGTGGCTGTAACTACGAATTTCCAGGATTCCAATGTTGATTCTTTAATCCAATTCAAACAAAACAAGTACAATAGCTTTTATTATAATGCAGGTTTGAATTTTTATGAACCTTTAAGTGAAAAATCTAGGCTTCGATTTGGATACCGAGTTTCAAACAATAATTCTGATACCAACCAAGATGTTGAAATTAAGGAAGCGGAAACAGGTTTGATAGAGATTGACAGCACCTTGACCAATAGGTTTAAAAATAGTTATATCACACATAGGGGTGGAGCTGGTTATAGTTTTAAAACAGAAAAGCTTTCTTTCTTCACCAACCTAAATTATGAGGCTGCTTATATTGACAGTGACAGGTTGTTTCCAGGCTTTGAAAATACTCAGCGAACATTTTCCAATTTTCTTCCTAGGGCGGTAATCAATTACCAAACAGGAGAATTCAGTAATATTAGAATTGATTACAATACCGATACAGATGCACCTTCTATTGGACAATTGCAGGATGTTATCAGCAATGCCAATCCATTGCAACTTTCAACTGGTAATCCAGAGCTAAATCAAGAATACAGCCATAGGCTCTTTACCAGGTATAGGATTATTAATCCTGAGACCAATCGCTCTTGGATGTTTTTCCTTTATGGAAATATCAGGAATGATTATATAGGTAATGAGACTTTTATTGCTACTCAGGACACCCTGATTCAGAATGATGTGACCTTGGCCCAAGGAGGGCAATTTACAAAACCTGTAAACCTTGACAATTATTATGTTTTCCGAATTTATGGAAGTTATGGATTTCCACTAAAATTCATGAAAAGTAACTTAAGTATTAATTCTAGCTTTAGTACGCGGAACAGGCCAGGTATTATCAATGGGCAATTGAATAACAATAAAAACACCTCCTACAGACAGGGAATCAATCTAAGTAGTAATATTAGTGAAAGTATTGATTTTAATCTGTCCTCCAGAGGAACATTTAATTGGGTAAGGAGTAGTTTGCAAGAGAGTTTGGAGAATAATTATTATACGCAGAGTACCAAGGCTGACCTGTTTTGGAATTTTGTTGGAGGAGTTTTCGTAGGTACAAGTGTAAACCATCAGCTTTATACTGGCTTGGGTGATGAATTTGATCGAAGTATCCTATTGACAAATATGGATATAGGGTATAGAATTCCGCCTAGCAATAAAACCGAACTGAAACTTACCGTTTTCGATTTGTTCAATCAGAATGCAAGCATTAGTAGAAATGTAACAGATGTCTATATTGAGGATGTTAGAACTCAGGTTTTAAGACAGTTCTTTATGCTTACGGTTACCTACAATCTTCGAAGATTTGGAGGTTACGACATGGCCCTGTAA